A window of Belonocnema kinseyi isolate 2016_QV_RU_SX_M_011 chromosome 9, B_treatae_v1, whole genome shotgun sequence contains these coding sequences:
- the LOC117179650 gene encoding leucine-rich repeat extensin-like protein 5, translated as MPNDVVRRNRAGKATRDRRAREEADARREANFYDPKRPELLPRGAFSLLQILRGPRAAPLPVVSQCSTSTSAPPLPSPLSKVPQISLPEPAALFRPRTKTSVSRPVTPNLARDLVLPVTPPLNEPPPTPGKWCSPRSPKTNTPFDTNSPRVAANLPPPLGESSRRNPDTDDDLLLIPIGSSPETFSPSPSGPFHSPPAPSHPSYRNLRF; from the coding sequence ATGCCCAACGACGTCGTCCGCCGGAATCGAGCCGGCAAAGCCACCCGCGATCGCCGCGCGAGAGAGGAAGCTGATGCCCGCCGGGAAGCAAATTTCTACGATCCAAAACGCCCCGAATTACTTCCCCGTGGCGCTTTCTCGTTATTGCAAATTCTACGCGGCCCTCGTGCTGCGCCACTGCCGGTCGTTTCCCAGTGTAGCACCTCTACATCCGCACCCCCTCTGCCTTCACCCCTATCGAAGGTGCCGCAGATTAGTCTTCCCGAGCCCGCAGCCCTCTTTCGACCTCGTACGAAAACCTCGGTTTCGCGTCCCGTAACTCCCAATCTTGCGCGCGACCTCGTTTTACCAGTCACGCCACCCCTCAACGAACCACCACCTACCCCAGGAAAGTGGTGTTCGCCCAGGTCCCCTAAGACCAACACACCGTTTGATACTAATTCACCGCGGGTTGCCGCCAACCTACCGCCACCTTTGGGAGAATCCTCCAGACGCAACCCGGATACCGACGACGATCTGCTCCTCATACCTATCGGTTCCTCTCCGGAAACCTTCTCACCCTCTCCTTCTGGACCGTTCCACTCACCGCCAGCTCCAAGCCATCCTTCCTACCGAAATCTccgtttttaa